One Caretta caretta isolate rCarCar2 chromosome 6, rCarCar1.hap1, whole genome shotgun sequence genomic region harbors:
- the LOC142072582 gene encoding myb/SANT-like DNA-binding domain-containing protein 7, with protein sequence MMESQNHKRAPAWTEQEVRDLIAVWGEESVLPEFCSSFQNAKTFVKISQGVKDRGHNRDPKQCRVKLKELRQVYQKTREANGRSGSEPQTCRFYDELHAILGGSATTTPTVCFDSFNGEGGNTEAGLGNEEDDDDEIVDSSQQASRETGFPDSQELFLTLDLEPVPPGTHPRLPPGRARWRRDLCCMCFKDHRIFSFPEATED encoded by the exons atgatggagtcccagaatcacaaaagagctccagcatggaccgaacaggaggtacgggatctgatcgctgtatggggagaggaatccgtgctaccagaattctgttccagttttcaaaatgccaaaacatttgtcaaaatctcccagggcgtgaaggacagaggccataacagggatccgaagcagtgccgcgtgaaacttaaggagctgaggcaagtctaccagaaaaccagggaggcaaacggccgctctgggtcagagccccaaacatgccgcttctatgatgagctgcatgccattttagggggttcagccaccactaccccaaccgtgtgctttgactccttcaatggagagggaggcaacacggaagcaggtttggggaatgaggaagatgatgatgatgagattgtagatagctcacagcaagcaagcagagaaaccggttttcccgacagccaggaactgtttctcaccctggacctggagccagtaccccctggaacccacccaaggctgcctcctggacgcgccaggtggagaagggacctctg ctgcatgtgtttcaaggatcacaggatcttctccttcccagaggctaccgaagattag